agccattttaaacttttcaaacatgagattaatttaaaaaaaataaaaaattattgtttcacttatttattttaacaaaattaactatttaatttatttattttaaaaaaataatgagtTATTATATGTATTTTTATTCTGTTTACTTTTTAACTCCCTCATTTATTTTACAAATTAATTCTTGTGTTAATAATTTATCTCTCTTTTAAATACGTTGATCAAAGAAAacttaattaaattgaagaaaaaattaagaaataaatgaaaaaaaatatataaattaattaatatatttttaaaataaaaaaattaaataattaattttattaaaataaaaaaaaaataatttttaaaaatattcaatACCTTCTTTTCCTTTAAAGGAGTTGATGTAGCATCaagtagaaaaaaataaataaataaataaaattttttgttgTTCATTCAAAGTGTGGAATCCAAATTGAGTCTAGCGTTTTGCCAGATACTGTTTGGATGACCAAATTGGGATCTGGCCATTTAAATTCCTCCAAGCCTCATGTGCTATGCTTCATTCCATTAAGCAGCGAAGCGAAAATTCCGGATCACTGTCTTACAATTGGAAATATTATTttctgttatatatatatatataaagagtaaattattaaaattttttaaataatttataatttaaatatatttaaaaattacaaGTCActcttttttttaatgaaaaatatatttttttttctgaaatttaattatataaacaaAATAATTTCTCTACTCAAATTCAGACTAAATGATTAAAATAATATCCTAtttacaataaaaaataattaagtttttcttgttttattttttttatcaagataATTCCTTTATTTCAATAATGTATAATTaactaattatatattataaataattatatataatatataattatttgcaTATAAATAGTAGAAAAGAgttaattagaaaataataattcTTCATTGCTAAAGAAACAATAtgcttttttaaaaatttaattttaaattatgatttataattttgtgaaagaattattttttcattttgattttttttgataaataaagaactacaaaaattattttaataacttTTTCAAGGAAAAAATAtgcaagaaaatatatttttatgttcTTAATGTAATTTACTtttgataatatataattatatatatagatGAATAAaagtacataatttataaatttttttagaaaacttatatttttaatttaattttcactttatttaaatattattataatttataaacaatcgtttatattaaataaaatattaaataaattataaattaatataagaatatatttataataaacatataaaaatattctttataatatataattatataatataaattatattgatgtaattttataattaaagtcatatgttttatataattatatattatttaaatataaaatttaaataatagaattattttgttaaaaaaaatcaaacatgacgtaattatttctaaataaaaattAGATAAGAATATTTTAATCACTTTTGACCTGTAATTAATGGTCAATtcgataatttatttattattgaaaatagaaaaattttaaaattttaaattattatcttATAGATTTTTAATTCTTCAAAATTTAAACTTTTTATTAATGGCATTATAAAGACTAAAGTGCGTAGGAaaacataataaaatatttaaataaaacaattttaaaatctaaaaagacataaataattaaaaaataatttattaaatatataatagatAGAATTAGAAATAAACAAATAATAATATCTCCCAAAGCTATCTTGAAAAGGCTAGAATGTTGGGTTCATTGCTAGACGCTAAAAGGCTACTGACATGCCCCTTGGAATATTCCTCTCCCTAATTTTCTTATATGTTTTTCTCATGGATTataaattataagaatttaatctaataatagacaattttttaatttattatttcataagttttcattaaatttatgaatataattaaaatttttatttgaatatgaattttaaatttatttaaaatttccaTTTTAAATAACTTTCTAGCTAGTTGAAAAAAATGAATTAACTTTCATTCAAATAATATAACATTAAATCAACTCATTTGGGACAAGTAGAAATCTGGCCCCATGAGGGGAAGCAATAGCCACCTCCACCTTTACCACATTGTTCATGATATGCAAGACCAACAAGCTCCACCATGACAAGGACACGAGCCACTACTAGTGAAAGATTCAGTACGGGAGGAGATTAATAAAAGAAAGAACAACCTTGAagcaatttaattaagtattgagACATAACAGCAAAATTGCCCACAAAATTCTTGAGGCATTAAGGCATGCTCTGGTACAGTAAATCACAGGACAAAAGCAGAGAACAGGGCTATACCATCAGGACCCAATGAGGGTATAAATGATTTTTCCATAAGTGAAAGTTCAGTTGGGCTCCTAACGTTCTGGACAAATTGTTTTGCCTTTGTCATTATTCTGCCATCTTCAATAATTTAAGTTCAATAATCAATGCACCAACATTTTACCCTGCAAGAATTGTTCCTGCTTGCTACTTTATGGATGGCAATGAGGAAGCAAGTATTTGCAGCCAATGGAATGGTTTCTTTTAGCCTAAATCATTAGGTATAACTACTGTAGAACTCTCTATTGCCAAATTTGCCTTTCTAATAATTTGCTGTAAAGGGCCAATCTGTTTCTCTCATTGAATGGCCAACAAAATGAAAGCATCTCATTAAGAATTACTTTTGCTTTTTATCTAAATTCCATCAAAGCATAATCAAGAACCAACAAGAAAAGGTTGGAAGCAGGGACGGGGGAATTGGGTTGATTGAGAATGTACAAGGAAGAGGAAGAGCAACACGCTCTTTTAAAGTCCTCAAAGAACTTCTGATTTATTGTAAAGCACATCAAAGGCCTTTCTAATTAAAGTTGTTTGGAGTCACATGCTAGgaacatataaataaataattaaaatttaaaagactATAGCCTATTATTCTTGACATATGCAGTTAGGATAAGCTAAAAAAAGTCCAGTTGTTATCAACTTATCTATTATGTCAGTAATCTCAAATCAATACCTAGTTGACTTTATTACATGTGCTCTCTTCAAGATGCTTCCAAATGCGTACAACTAAAGGATTCTAGCATAAGGGCATTGAAGACATCTTCTTCTAGGAAGGCAAAGCATGGGGAGATTTAGGTTAAAGGAGTAATCTCTATTTAAAACCCCTAAAATGGACAGACTTTAAGTCCAACAACAACATCATAACTGAAACTCCTCTATGAAAGGTTGCAGGATCAAGTGCAACCAGTGATACATTCACTATTGGCATGACCTACATCCAAAGCTGGAGAATTCATTACATAGATGAAATTATATAAGGATCCTTATGATATGCGAATTTAGTGTCCAACAGAGCTAAATGGCGAAAAAGAATTCATATAACTGACCCCAACTAGTTTGCGATTAAGGtgttgttattgttgttattGAGATTGCTAATTAGAAACTTATACAGAACTTCACAGACAAGTTTCAACATAATTAGAATATATGAAAGTTGGAATGATTTGCTTGGATACTATACCTTTAGTCACAGACGCCCACGTTCTCATAAACAACCTACTTAGTCCACTTAAGTCACTGCTTTGTGGGACCATCTCGCAGTGCTTTAGAAGATCCTCTAAAACTACATACATCTGTTCTCATTTCAAATGAAAACCTTTAGTGAGTGGTAACTACCGAATATGACTACTTAACAGTAGCTTGATTGACCATTAACCAAAGAATGTTGTGAAACAGCAGGGATAATTCTGACAGAAATCAAATCATTAAAACGACAAAAGTACATAGTCATGAACACTATGTGGCTCCACTCAAAAAGATTCTCGTACACAACTCAATGATGATGAATTACatcaggaatcaatttaagaGAATGGCCTACCACCGATAGTTCACTGTGCATTCTGTTGTGTTGGATAATTACCGAGTTGCTCCATATTCCAGCTTTCTTGTGGAGCAACTTGCTGATGCGAAGGAGTGTATTGCTGCGAAAGAATTCCAATAGAAGTTAAGATTCCTGCTACAATAAATAAGGCTCCATTGCTCAAATTAGCATCCTTACTGGGAAAAAGCAAAAATCAACCCATTTCTCCAATATCTGGTAAATAGGCTTTGAACAACAACAGTTGGTATGGTAAGCTACTAGTTAAAATTACAATACAAAGAAAGCATGAAAAGAGAAGGAATACAGAACTGTTTTCTTCTTGTGAGAACCAGCGGAATGTTTCTAATTTTCAAGGGAATATGAACACATGCATTACAGTTATGCAGCTGGAAGCAATCATTGCAGTTATGCCTTgttctcaaaggtcttttttttccctttttactGCCTGGTGGAGAGTGAGGCTGTTAATAAGAGTATACTTTCTCTAAGTGCTAGTATTTAAGATTATACCTCCATCTTTTCCAAAAGTTCTATGGCAGTTGGAGCAGAGACAAATATATCACGAGCACGAGGCTTTAtgaaaccttcttcaacaccattGTCAAACAATGCTAGCAAAGAATTATAGTAACCATCAACATTTAGCAGGCCAACCTGACCAGAGTACTAACTAGTTACAATGTAAACCAAGACAGCCAAAGGTAGACCTTCAAAATGAAGAATGATGATCAATGGGTTACCGGTTTCTTATGAATTCCAAGTTGTAACCACGTGATCATCTCCAGTAGTTCTTCCATGGTTCCATATCCTCCTAAAACAATGACAAGTATCAGTACTTGCAAGCACAAGAACCTCATCTGCCACTAAGGAATGATAATTTGATGCTAATTTTCATTCTTTTCATAATTAATGAGAATTTTGAGGGTCACTACCCGGAAGAGCAATAAAGGCATCGGCTTCTCTGGCCATAGCAGCCTTACGCTCATGCATGTCTGAAACAATTCTTACTTCTCCGACAGTTTGACCAGATATCTGTTGTTgccaataaaaattaaataatcaacaattgataaaaattttacaattgtaaaatctaaattattaaacagtaAAAACCAGAAAAATATCAATCTCAAACAACCATTTCAGTCCAAAGGATTTTAAAAGTAGAAAAGATAtttgaaggaaaaataatagcaaagacatTCACACAATAGTTATTGACGAGTACCTCAAGAGGCATAAGTGCTCTAGGAATGACCCTGCAATGAGAGAAAAACTATTAAGTTAGCACTATGATATGATCCGGCCAACAAACACAATAACAGCTCAAATGCTGAAAAATGCAGTATATTCTTCAGCACTAGTTTCTTCATTACCCAAGAACATGGCAGCCTCCATCATACACTTTCTGAGATATCAAACCCATCAGCCCAACACTACCTCCACCGTACACCAGGTCTATCCTCCTTTTCGCCTGTAATCCACACCCATTACAAGCAGCAGAAAGAACTTGAGCAAAATTCACAAAGAGCAGCAATATGCACAAAGAAAGCTTCATTTTTAGATAAATATACTATACTTATACATAAACAACCAATTCACAACTCATTCAGTGAAGCACACAATCATAAAGTCTTTGAGACCACAAGGCAGCACAATCAAAGAAGTCCTATTAGGAAACAGAGAAAAACCAATCTAATACATAAAACAACCATTTCACAACAAAATTACACGGGTAAAAAACGACTAGCAAATTTCATTCTTCTAAGAACTCCCCCATTATCGGAGACGCAACTTGGTTCTACACATCAAACACCTAATCCACAGCACCTAAACAAATACTCTgaagcacaaagaaaaggtcattcTTTTTAGACTAGAAAGGCTAACTCATATCTTAGTCCAGGTAAAATAACAAACCAGCTCATCGCCTAATTCAGTAGCAGCATCACTGAAGACTTGTCTGTAACCAGAGTTGCTTCCACAGAATACGCACATCCTCCTGAACTTGCTTGTTTGGGTGGCTTCTTCCATTGACTAACTATTTAATGCAATCTATATCTTTCTCAGTTCAAGCAGAAACCATTTGAATGAAAAAAGATTAAcaagaaaaaggaaaaacaagaaaAGACAAAAAGAAGGAAGAGATTAACGTAAACAAAATCTTTTGCAGATAATATTACTTGCAACCACCATAACTTTTTGAGAAATCAATGATAAAATAAGAAAGGAGCAGAAAAAACAATCTGGGTTGATCTTAAATtgaagggaaaaaaaattaaataaaaattggaGAAAGCAAAAGGTCTTCCGTTCTTATACGGTTGGAGAAGAGAACATAAGAAGCCCACCTGTTCCATTCTATTTCTAATCCAACGTCTCCCTGTCGGCTTTAAAGATTTATTAAtagacaattaaataaaataatggtTTTATTTACCTCAGTCAAACGAAAAATCCcaagcattattattattattattattattattattattattattattgttatcatGGACTCTGCGATTTTAAAGGATCCGGAGGACTTACTCAAGGACAGGGGATGCCAAGAACAATACAGCTGTGTCTTTGAATTGTAATAAAATTCACttgttaatatttatttttaagtaataatttgatcttaaaattaaattttattaacaaaTTGGTCCATGCAATATCAATTGATCATTAATtctgttaattattttttaattttaaataattttattcttaaaattttattttattaataaaatagtccttatatttattttatgtaagtaattatttattttatattaaataattacatgttttacaaaattatttaaatataaaatagtaaaaaatataaaaaaaatttagatatacaaactattttatgaataaaataaatttttagatattaaattgttataaattgaaaAGCAATTAATCGCCgtgtgtagacccttattttgtgatgagtatgtacaTTGAGACCGTGAAAAATCtgatgatgaaaaattgtatgactgtaagatataattgaaggcatagaactgaattattaatttcgtggcataatcttgaaaaaaaaataataatacgcTTTTtggaatattatttaatttaaataaaattttattttgtttaaatttgatatgggtagttcttaaatggacctaattaagtttaattgagcGTCATGTgcttaagaaagcctagttatgaattttaaataggacccattttatttattttttttaaaattaaaataaaaaaaatatatgtttttctctatccctctcctatacaaactctctctccccattggtcccactctcttcctcactccctattggtgccacccctTTTCCTCTGATGAAACACTTcacccatatctcagtctcacccaaattctgcaatcctaattgtttaagttatctaaactttatcaccctatgactccaaaccctatcgcacatctctcccaaaaccctataaataccccactgataaaaaataaaaaggagaaggagaaaaaaaaaagggtggaggagaagacaaaaaaagaaaaaaaaattaaagagaggaataaccaaaattttttagttcttcttttttttctagcgatatttcttaaaggtttgttcttttattttcttttcaagatctatgccatgtaatgtttaattctatgttccttatttttaatttattttatatgttcatatagattatgtaatcatatttaatttgaggggatacacaactctgcacatgttcaaTTTTTTGTCTctagtatttttattatttttcgttattttctgaatctgtaaaaaatttgtaaaaattatattcatattctgcacgaaattctattaattttaggctcaagaatcactaaaaaagctttaatattttataagttatggctatttgaagttagggttcctataAAATCCAATTTGTAGGAtacccgacttgtggagcccatatctcccttgtttcttaatttttttgtaaatctagtgtctaaaattattttcagaatcttatgaatcttttccaattggttttgcattcacatcttttgtggttaatgagttataaattttacaaaaaagtagtacaattctgtcacttagaaaagttacgatttatgtagatcattcaGCTCggattttgtttgatttataaattttatgatcttgtatgatatgtaggctatcttctgtaatttttttataatttttaggcatgtctaactatttttaaaaaatcaaatttcttgctaccattaatctaccagaatttggaaattatatatttatgcatgttcttgtattttattgagttttaattgatatttgatctatttttctgtgttcttttaattcaagaagtgtcatgaagtgtttggatcatgttagaagacttagaccattaggtagttgtaactaattaggaatcttaatccttcaagagactagagttagaatccaatgtaaattgttattaatattttctttatttcttttattttctttagtttctttattttttattacaaacaaaattggtaagtagccctaagataagtactaaagagggcatttgcgtgaagcttatatggagctaaacgtaagccagggatatcattgccatactagaagagaataccaTTTTTTAAGGGCagtttgccccaatggcaactgcatttaccaacaggtaagtagatataaactcctcgaataaccatcagcatgaaattgtagtaataataaaatttttatttggtaaattaaaattaactttatttttaatttaactgacttttgcatgtaattaatttaagtaaatactttgtaaattaaaattaatcttgtttgtaaattaaactaacattggcatgtaaaataaatttaatttaacacttggtaattgtaaaataaatttgcattatagaactctttattaggttgtgattgttttggCCTTACGTgagattagaataaattacacatgtacaaaattaacttagttcaattatccttagggtaacttggtgaaaattaattaattaattaattaggttaaatagaaatataggattatttgaaattgaatttgtttataaattaaattctcaataataaattaattttagtcatctggtaaatatcatttaaataattagcaaccccatagatagaaattacttgtgcatgaaaattgtgtgtaaacaacaacccttttgtgaattacttgcgtgtgtaggattagaattgcattttttaggataaagtttaataaaagaataataaacaagacttctacaaacattagtagaggactggcactcgaattaacgaggttagaccaggcgtaaggggtgcctaacaccttccctttacgtacccactatcccgaacctagacattgggctatggtaatgacggttgtggaaactctgcaaggagtatgttgccatccatgaccctcggaagaaacactgaatatgtcccggttattatccgggtggcgactcctgtctatctatgccttcgtggcataaatccttagtaccgtggtgttgttatgggaagacggtacttatcagtggtttgattctattaggattgtatgaagtgcatgtctaggaaatgctgtataAGGAGGTAGTACTTaaatgagaccattgtgactccaccatctttcctgggcattacctggtgcattttatataattctaatggataatatttcgcctcacgcccccctcctaCACCGTGGTCAATTTATCAATGGAATTTAAATTTTAGGACCATATTATTACTCAAAACAAATCGTTAATTGACTTGTGAGTTTTATTATACTTCaaagatttaattataatttacacaaaatattaatagctcacaccaaaaaatatttataatatattatacaTAAAAGTAgagttatttttataaaattatttaatgttgTAATAGCATATTTacaggttaaaaaaaaaaagagagagaaagagaaattgtcttttttacttttctatctattTTCTCTCTCTCCCTTCTTTATCTCATTCATAATCTCTTGTCTCTCGCTATCCCTACTTgtgtctctttctctctctttcttttctctatcCATCACACCTCTTCTCTTCCAATTTTACTCCTTTATACCCTCCTTAATCTCGTTTTCTCATTTCATTGATTGTTTTGTTTCACTTTCTTCTATTCAAAATCGAAAATAAAGGATCCAAGGCAACAAGAATGCAAGCTAGCCATGGCAACAACAGAACCATAAGAGGAGGAGGTAGGGGACTCAAAGGAGGCAACAACAACATGCTATAGCTTTACACTAATGATGCTTTGTGCCTTAGGATCTTTCCCATTGTCATCCTCATGATGAGCCTTTGCTTTAATGATTTTGTTACTCTTCAAGCTTTGATTGGTAAGTGAACATCCCCCCCTCCCCCAACTATTCCCTTGTTTTGCTCTAAGGAGAAGGTGTCTAGCAGAGTGGAAAGGGGGGCAACTAGCCAAGAGGGAAGAATAAGGGGAAGGTCCTCTCCTTTAGGTTCACACACTATTTGCAGATTGAATCTTATAGTAAGAAATTCGTCTTTGAACTATGTGTTTTATTTCTGAAATTGCATTTTTTTCATCATTGCTGATCTCTCTCTAATCTTTTCATTAGCATTTTCATCCATCTTTTGAGAATTTGAGAGCTATTGTATTTACTTTGGGAAGTTGGGTACTAAAATCtccaaatgaaaataataattatattctttcatggataaaaactaaatttcaaatttagtttttttaatcaaaagataaaatttcatttaaaattggCCTTATAAGGCCTAGAAAATGTGATACAAAGGTCATAGcctaataaattaaaagaagaaaactaACTATTAAAACAGGGCCACCATTATAACAAATAAGCCCATTATTAAGTCCAGTAATAGACCTAGATCATCAAAAGGTAGCCCTACACTAAAATGGGTTGAGAACCCAAAATACTGAAGGAGACCCAGTTCTTCACCAAACAGCGCTGCTTACCTCTAATGTCTAATTATGGAGCTACCATTAAGCTCCTCCAACTTGCAGAAACTAGAGTTAATTACCTGCCATGACTTAAATTCTGGGTCAGACCGGTACTAAGACTTGGGTCAgtataaggcccccaaagcccgtagtaagcctaactattcctagcTCACCTATAAGGCCCATAATTATAgtctaatttcaagaaaataaatgaacagagtccagccataaattggactatccaacAGGGAGTTTTTAATCCACCcgacctgtaagcacaatatatcCAAATCTGGGGAagtcagctcaccctcacaatcctcaaacaaataaatataatccaatgggagctcagctcccccaTGCAAGCACAATCACATAATAAACTTCATAACACCCAGCTGAATAAGTTATTACAATTCTAGAAAAGTCTAATATACTACTGGTACATGCGGAATTCTAGAATATTAAACAAGGAAATAAAAACGCAATGAAACTGCTTCTGGTAAACTTGCGAGAAAGAAAACAGGTTAATCTCAAAGAGCCCTCCTGTCACCTGGGGAAAAATagttgaataggagtgagcgtttgactcataaagtaagatattgattttaaatacaatttctataactatctaagcctAATGCATTCCTATGCATGAAATGTAACATACAAACATATTATCAAACAAGTCAAACAATATTCGcataaaagataatttggagcactcacacacctgtgtgtcacatcaatcatatatatatatatatatatatatatatatatatgggagctaatcccctatacagctctcttaattctaacCTTTGcaagcgagatcaactcgaggcggactttctcttaataatccaaatgcgagggtcattgagatcaactcaaagttgtaCTCACCCCAACTTATCTATAAAAAGGATTGGGTCCCAGTGAGATAAGCTCCACCGCGAttacccatcctacccatatccataaacACACCACACACACGTCGACACACGCACACAATTCTGAATCACCTTAAGACAACATTCACAATAATATCATCACTTAAATATGCAATACAAGATGTGTCCAATaattaactatatacatatatttataagtaaattcatgtaacacccctatgttcagtagttccgtacatttcactgttcagtacattccactgtttcgatgactagtgTCTGCCTGGACAGTTGAGATgtgtaaaaccatatttaagtcacctagaaaagccatgaacaaaaattaatagcaattacaTGAAGGTTAAATGTAAATGAAGAAAAcaaggcataatgggttaaatgagccaaggccacagcGATTGATGACCGAACCGGAAAGTGACTACAAGCTCAGTCGCTACCCTATTTTTGAGTGGGACCCTATAGCACTCCAGGCCTAAGGATTATTGTAAAGCTAATGGTATTgtaaaaaccatagaaaagaatagagaatcagcttaaataattgaatcagaattCAGAAAGTAACTTAGTGCTATTGGAAAAACGGATCAGATCGGTAAggggcaaaatggtcaattcacccttagaggtgacttttggcctaaatgtatattaaaatgtaggaaattaaaattataaaaaatagattaaaagtgaagaggtgtaaggaagaaaggaaaaagggaaaagaaaatttaaaaatttaatgctttatgacatcatcgataacataataataaattataattttaatttatgaaattattgGATAATTAACAACTTAaacatagaaaaattaaaaagaaaacaaatttttTGGTCTTCGTCCTCTTGGGTGTTGattccactctctctctctctctttctctctttcctctcttctttcctccattaaagagCACTTCAAGCTCTAAAATCACCAAAATTTCCCTATAATTTCCATAGCTTCTTGAGAGAAAAATTTATTTTGAGCCTTAGTAGTGAGATTGGAAGTAAAAAGAAGGGGAAAACTTGAAGAAATTGAAGCTTTGAAATTGGTCAATTGAGGTAATTCTCTCTCTTCTTATTTAAAATGATTTATGCTTATGGAAATGGTGTTATGTTAGTGAAAATTTcttggaaaagtgaaaaatcatgCATGAAGAATGTTGTATGGAATTGGGCCATCTTGAGAaggattagggtttgatggtAATTGATGGTATTAAAAATGTTTTATGATAGTTATGAAGTGTTGGATTTGATTAGTGTAGTGAAATTTACATGAATTAAGCaattgaaaattagggttcttggaaaTTGGGAAATTGGGGAAAATTTGGTGATTTTGGTGAATTGACGCCCAATTGACATTATtgatgcttaaattggtcaattggtgtgcttATAAGTGTGATTGAATGCATGAAATTGAATTGAAGTGTGAATGTAGTAATGTCCaaatctggacagcttgacccttacccactcaaatggctataactgaaattatgttgctccaattggtgtgaggccaattggagatgaaaattaagacccaaatcaacaattttcatgtagaaatattgccct
The sequence above is a segment of the Hevea brasiliensis isolate MT/VB/25A 57/8 chromosome 11, ASM3005281v1, whole genome shotgun sequence genome. Coding sequences within it:
- the LOC110646607 gene encoding cytokinin riboside 5'-monophosphate phosphoribohydrolase LOG8; translated protein: MEEATQTSKFRRMCVFCGSNSGYRQVFSDAATELGDELAKRRIDLVYGGGSVGLMGLISQKVYDGGCHVLGVIPRALMPLEISGQTVGEVRIVSDMHERKAAMAREADAFIALPGGYGTMEELLEMITWLQLGIHKKPVGLLNVDGYYNSLLALFDNGVEEGFIKPRARDIFVSAPTAIELLEKMEQYTPSHQQVAPQESWNMEQLGNYPTQQNAQ